The DNA window AacctctgctgtgccagcaaAGTGCAAATTTACCCAGCCTGCTGAAACTCAAAGCAAACTGGCTGCCAGCAGATAGGGCATCCCACTACCTGCGGAGTACCCTGTGCACCAAGTGAGATGCTGCTCAGCTCAAGCAGCAACACTGCACATGTTCAGCTGGAAGAGTCACCTCACTTGAGCTGACCTTTAAGGTCACTTCAGAGCAGCACCAAGTGACTGCTTGCTTTGATAGGCATGGCAACTACATTTACTTTCAACCTCCCCAAGTACAGTAGGACACAGTGCAAAATCGGGATCCCCATGATGTGCCAGTTCTTAGGGCTTGGAGGATGTTCCTCTTGAGGAAGAGATGCTGACAAGGGCTCATTTTGGCATCTGCAGTCAAAAACTTACTGACAAGGACCACTAATGACACTGAGACCACTGGAATTGCATTTACCTGCTCAGGTTTCAGCCCTGTGAAGCAGAACATGCCAATCTGGTCAGTGATGTGCTGCCAGTTGTGGGAGGATCCCTCTTTCTTCAGGTTGGACACCAGCTGAGTCCGCATGCTGATGATCCGGTCAGCCATGCCCTTCACCTCTGTGAGCCTGAGGAGCCAACCCAGGAACCattcagagcagggctggaacacACCAGTGCTGCTCTCCCCACCCCAGCTATTGAAAATCAATCTCTCCACCTGGAGGGGCCCCATAGGGGGATGGATGAGCATGAATATGTAGCTCCAATTGGGggagctgcttctttctcttgaTACCCAAAGGTGacctctttttatttattccattGCTGCTGGACACTTCTACCAGATTACAGACATTTCTCACATCTGAAAGCCACAGGTCAGTAGGATACCTCATGGCAGCACTACTCAAACCCAGATAAAATAGTATCTACAGATAAACCAAGAGTGCAGGCATAGCATTGCCAAACAGGCCCTGCTCCAAAGCAGCATAGCTAGGAAATATCTGCTGGGCCCCGGATCAGGCACAAGTGTCAGGCTGCCAAAAGAACACAGCCCCCAGTGAGGCCACAGCACACTGCCAGCCTTTGTTCTGCCAGgccagctgctgggagggacGCAGCACCAAGAGGCTGGGAAAACAGCACAGGCTGACGCCAAGAATCAGGCTTAGGGCATGAGGGTTACATTCCTGGGGCTTATTTCCAGGGGGCTTACGCTTCCACTTCCCCCACATGAGACACACTACATGGCTACACCACCTCAGACTTTTATGTTTCTTGGAtaagcagctcctgcagccctcaaTCCTTCGGGAGCTTTATCCCCtccttttcagtgttttctttcttggtaACACAAGGAAAACCTGTTTGTGTCAGGCTAACCTGACACCAGCTGATGCCAGGACATAAGCTGGGATTTCTCCAGAGTAAACACGGTTCTGACCACTCCTGAAGCTAAGAGCtgcctgtgacagcagcacaCTGTAAACACAGCACAGGGCTGCACAAAGAGACCTCACTGTCATGAACATTACAGATTTCTTCTTACCACTCCTTCCGTAGGTCAGGGGTGTTCAGGATCATAGAGGCAATGCGTGCTCCATTCACAGGTGGGTTGGAATACATGGGGCGGATGAGGATCTTCAGCTGTGATTCGACCCTCTTGGCTTCATCTGCATCACTGCAGATCACTGTGAAGGCACCCGCTCGCTCTCctaaaagaatcacagaatattgtGAGTTGGAAAATCACTGAGTCCAGTTTTTGGCCCTGCAGAGAACCCCAAGAATCCCACAATTCCTGTGTCTGACACCATGATCACAACACTCCTTAAGCTCTGTCAGGCTTAGTGCtatgaccacttccctgggaagcctgttccaataCCCAATCACCCTTTAGGttaagaaccttttcctaatatccggCCTAAATCCTCCCTGACACAGTTCTGTgtcattcccttgggtcctgtcactggccACATAGAGCAGATGCTGCTCTTTGGGGTAAAGCTGATGCCCGTGatgagctctgccctcagtctTTTCCAGGTTGACCAAGCCAAGTGTCCTCAGGTGCTCCTTGTATGGCTTCTCTTTCAGACCATTCACCATCTCTGCAGTCTTCTTTGGACACCTTCTGAAAGCTTTATATCCTTCTTATACTGTGGCACCCAACACCACACAGCTTTAGTAGGATCCCTGTTCTCTAGAAGGGTCTCCACCAGCTCCTGATTGGGTTATCCCTGCTCAGTACTGCAGGATGaacacaggcagcaggaagaCAGTGGCTGCTAAACCCTGGAGGTACTGGGATCCCACCAGCAGTCTGGATGAAACCATTTCCTCTCCACGTGTCCTACTCACCGTAGAGCCCCATGTTCTTAGCAAAGGACTGTGACAGGACGATGTTGATGCCCTGCTCGATGAAATACCGCACAGCCCAGGCATCCCGGTTGATGTCCCCACTGGCAAAGCCCTGGTAGGCCATGTCAAAGTACACAAGGAGGTTCCGTTTCTGCCAGCAAAGATGGAAGAGTGTCACAGAAGCTGAGCACCCCTCCAAATagcaggcagcaggatgagaaaAGCTATGCAAACAGCAGTCTGTCCACCTGCAGCCATTCTCCAGAAAAAGAGCCATTCCCCTTCACTCACCACAGGGAAAGCAGTCCAAAATCTGCAGCTACCCACCACACATCAAAACAGCAGCTAAAGACCCTCCAGTGCATTTATGGGATGTGCAAGTCTGGCCCAGGTAGGAGAATGAGATTCAACAGTAATAAAACAGTCTACTTCAATGTCTTCTGTATTATCAGTTTCCAGGAAAATCACCTGGGAACTCTCTAGTTGGCTAGGCAGATACCCTAGATGGACTGCCCCGTGGTCAGGAGATTTACCCTCCTGTAGGCCACAGAGGTCACTTTGATATCTACCAATTCTCAGGATCCTACTAACGCCAAGTATCTCCAAGCCAAATTTCACTAGCTACAGGCTtgatggagcagcaggaaggagaaagtaGAACCTGTCCCTGTCTATTTCGAGCTGAAGCTTGCAAGGAGACACCAGGCATGAGAGATCTTCCAGCATTTTTAATACACCAACATTGGGTGCTTTGCTACAGCAATCACAGCTCATGCTTTCaaccctgctgctctcctttcAGGTCTCCCTACTCCAGCTTCCTGGGAAGGTGCCAGCAGAAAACCCACCAGTCAGCTAGAAGCTTTCTGGGTGCATTTGGCTGGCTCCTGTCAGGAACATGACACCTATCCTGGCTTCAGGGAAGGGAATAACCTTTAGTGAAGTGAAAGCCGGGTGCCACTCATAAAGGCCAGAGATGTGGTTTTCCCAGGAACGACACAGAACCCCTGGGACATTGCTTACCTTCACCACAGATGCCAACTCCTTCCATTGCTCCTGCCGGGGATCCACCCCAGTGGGGTTGTGAGCACAAGCATGTAGGAGGATGATGCTCTTCTCTGGAATTTTCTAAGGAAGACGTTACAGAGAATGAATCATCAATGATATCGGAGCACTCTCCTCAACACATGAAACAGCTTAGATAAGCTCTGTGCAGCTTCTAGCCTTGATTTAATGCCTTCAGGCATCATAGAATGATAGAATATTCCAAGCTGAAATGGACCCATAAGGAATCCAACTccttggccctgcacagaaccaCAATGTGCACCTGAATTTTCAAACACTCCTTGAACCCTGGCAGACTTGGTGCCATGACCACTTCCCTCGGGACCCTGTTTCAGTGCCAAACCACCCTCTGGATGAAAAACCTCTTCCTaacatccagcctaaacctcccctgatgcAGCTTCATGCTGCATCATCACATATAGGGTAAAGGAACATCACCCTTTTCCCCACATGACCTCCCTTCTTCCAGGCATGGAAGGCAACTCACAGAAATGTCATCCATGGCTCCAGAGAAGTCAAGGCTGCATGTCTTGGGGTCATAGTAGCGATAAGCCTGAAGCTGCATGCCAGCATCACGGAAAATGGGAGTGTGATTGCCCCAGGACGGTTTGGGTAGATACACATCACGGCTGGCTTTGAAGAATCGTTGCTGGCCAATAGAAAGACAGAGTGTTCAAACAGGCTGAATACATTCAAACAGTTCAGAAAACCCTAAAAATGCATCTCTGATCAAAATATAGCCTTTCGTTCCACTGCTGTCCAGGCACTCACCAAAAAGTTGGCTCCAATTCGCAGAGATCCAGTCCCAGAAATACCCTGCACAGTAACATactgcaaggaaagaaaaaaaaaaaaaaaaaaaatctgagtctGAGTAGCCATGTTGTGTTACAGGTAGAGAACACAGTCACTATgtcagcactggcagcagcacaccAAAACAGGGACAAGGGGCTGGAGGGACCACAAGggtcagcagctccagctccagggcagggagctgggcccCCTGGCAAGGTTAAATCTCCCCCTTGGACAGGGCTGTTTCCCCCCAGGCTCCAGAGGAAGCAGTGATCCGTGGGCCCAGACAGCCCACAACTCAGAAGCATCAACACCCCACCAGTTCTTCCACATTTGCTGAGCACGCACATACCAACCGTGTGTCCTCCCTGCCCCCTGTGTCCCGGCCTCTCCTTACCCGGCCGCTCTTGAAAGCCTCACTGTTCTCCCCCAGAGCCAGTTCTGCAGATGCCCGGGTGAAATCCGCTAGTCCCCCGATGGGCAAGTACTCCTTATCCATCTTCTTGGCTGCTATCATGGCCTCCGCCTGGAAGAGAGGACACAAGCTCAGAGAGGAAGGCATCACCGGGGAGAGAATGATGGACAGCTGAAGGTCACTTCTCTGCACATTTGCTTGCTCGAAAGGGGCAAAGGCTGCTTTACAGGAGTTTCCCTGCAGGGCTCATTCCAAGCAAGGGGCAGCAGTAAACATTTCAGATAAAACCCTGCAGCCACCAGAGCCCTCAGTGGGTGACAGCATTTGTACAGTGAAGCCAAGGAAATCTGGCACCAGAAGAGAGCACCGCTTCCAGTCCATTACAAGTCAATGCTGCTTCACAAGAACACACTTTGCCCAAGCAGGAATTGTCCTGCAGGAAAGCAAGACTTGAGTGCTACTGAGAGGCAGATATTATCTCTATATAGGAGATATCCCCAAACCAGGTAGGGCAGCAAACCTTTTGCAGGGCCTTGCCATGCTGGGAGTGGCACAGACCCTGGCAGCATTCACATACCACCAGGAAACTGTCCCTGTGACACCATCCAGGCTCCCTGGTTGTGACCCAGCTGCACAGAGAGAGGAAGGGCAAGGGATGGCTTTAAACACGACACTGATGAGACACATGGAAAAGGCACGCTCCCTGTCAGTGCAGCCAATCAATGCATGTGTCAGCTGCCAGCTATTTAACAGCCTATTTCTACCCTGACAGCCCTAAAAGACCCCATAATCCCCTCAAGGGCAATGTCCACAcccagctccctgggctggAGTTTTAGACTGGTTTATGGAGAAACTGGTAACATCGGCTCAGCAGAATTTCTGAGACTAATCCAGAAAGGGGCCAATGtcagctccttcctcccttgTGGGGTGCCCTAAAAGAACATCGGCCTAGTCAAGAAACACCTTGAAGTTCTGAGAACAGTGCACTGGAGGGCTTATGGAAGTCAACAATGAATTAGAGTTACCTGAATGGGAACAAGGACATGTATGTCCTGTACTAAACGGCTCTGTCATGTCTCAAAAGCATTAGTCCTGCTAAGGGAGACATCCAGGAATACTGTCCTGCTCTGTTAGAGACAAAGCTTATTTTAAGGACCAACAGACAAAACTTGCTTAGTGACCTTCCCCCTCCCTGACTCCCTCAGAGTACCTGGCACGTGGAtctggctctgctcagcagccagCACCCAGCTCACCTTGCGAACGCAGCTCAGGACATACGGCTTCCCGTTGTCATCCCGATATGCCCCCACACCCAGGTTCATCTTCTTGGAGTTGGTGTCACGCTTGTAAGCTTCTGTCACCCCCAGGATGGGGTCGGGGGGACCCATCTCCACATGGGACCACCATGAGctaaagagagaaacaagaagctAAGCATAAGGCTTGAGAACTGGGCAGAGATGTACACCAACAGAAACCCTCAAGGGAAATCTTGTCtttaaaaccactgaaaaaGGTAGAAATAGTGTTCAGAGAATtacccaaaaaaccaaaccaaaccatttaaGTCACATCATATATTGCAGAATGGGTGAAGAGCCTCAGTTCATTGTGGCTGAAGATAACTGACTCCCTGTCAGTCATTAGCATGTTGAAATGCTCCTGTTTGCCTTGTGTGCTAACACCACGAAGAGCCCAGGAAACTGAAGCCTTGAACTCTTATGCTCTGGACAAGTGCCCAGAGCCTGCATGTGGGACTGCACAGGTTATTCCCCTCCAGGGAACCTTGGCCAGACTCAGGTAATTGCACAAAGCATCAGTATGGAATCTCTTCCAAACTCCTGGAAAGGCTCTAGTACATGAAAACtaatttgttttcctcccaACATTGGCTGACAGAACAAAGACATTTCCACTCCTTGCCCTACAAACTCTGCCTCCCCGGGTGTTGTAGacaaatgctgttttccaggaAATCACAGAAGACAGTTTCTTCCCTATGTGACAAGTGACAAGCTCTGATGTGAAGACCCTTCCCCTGCTGTCAAGCACAAAACCTCCCTGCTtcaggaagagctttgtgttCCCCCAACATGAGGAGccacctgcctctgctctgctggcagcacacCCTGAAGATGGAGAGGCTCTCTTAATGTCAAGGGCAGAGCACACCATGCTATAAAAAGAAACCTGTTATTTCCTTTGGCCACAGTCTCTGCCCTGTCCCACGTACAGGCTTTGCAGACAGTGAAGGAGCAGCAGCGTGGTGTTTTTTAACCTGCTTGCCAGAGGGCTGTGGCTGTCACAGCCCCCTCCTGAAGGCACTGCATGCAGCTCTGAGTGTCCTGACTCACCACAGGCACCTACTCAGGTCCCCCAGCTCAGTGGGGAACAAAGGGTGCAATACAAAGTAGATTGGGTTTATCTCCTGGAGGACAGAACTCATGCCTTGATTGCTGAAGGAGAAGCACACAGACAGAGACACATATCAGCTTTACTAAGCTTTGCAGACCAGGAAAGGCTGCTTCATCTGATAATAAGATCTTTTCCCAACTTGGGAATGCTGTCCTGGGGCTggtccctgccccaggcagtgcaggcagcCTAGAGCCAGCCCAGGGCCAGCCAGAACTCCTGCTGAGTGTGTAGTGAAGACTCTAGGCAGATACAGATTTGTGAGTAGGGGGGCCAGGGGGGTTAAGGAAGCCCTAACTGATCAGCAGAACTCACAAAATCATCTTTCTTCTCCACTCTGTCCCTGTTTTAGGTCCATTTTGGCCGAGTTTACTCACTACAGAAAAATTTTGCACTGTCCCATGTATATGTAGATTCCATCTCATGAAGTCCCAAACATCATTTGCCCTCTTCAGACTAACTGCTCTTCCCATCTGTACATTActtccaaatattaaaaaaatcctgtttctcCTTTTGACAGGCTTTGAGGAAAAGGTAGAGCCACCTCAGGTAGTTCAAGAATGGAAGATGTGCTTAATGTTTTTTAAACCACTAACCAGTCTTAATTACCTCTTAGGTTTAGGATTAGCTTGGAAAGGAGGATGAGTCAGTCATGCCACCAACACACACCCTCCAGAGAGGgacaggggctgcagccagtgTGGAGGGAGTGGACCTGGGGAACCAACCTGAGCAGAACACGTCAAGGGGAGTTGTCAGAGCAAACTCTTGGGCGGCTTTGGACAAACCCCTTCCAATTTGTTTCTGGCAATGGAGAGGCAAGGAAAGAGGAACAGTGTGGTATCAAGGGCTGCAGGAGTCTGGCCATCTCTTTTAAAGGGCTGCTACTCTGGAGATGGTGACAGCACCTTCTTTCTGCTGGGCCTTTTCCCAAGCAGCTTACAGTGTTTGGGGTATTTAGGTCCTGATCCTGCTAAGGCTTAGGCAGGTCACTGAGTTTTAACATACTGCAATTAATGCTGATCCCGCCGGCATTTACCTAAGCTGTAGCACTCCAGAGAGTTAAGTACTTTTGTTCTGATCCGGTTTTTGTGTTGGCTTAAGGCACCAAAGGGTAGGTTTAGGACTTATTTTCACATTCTCAGCATGACCGTTTCCAGGTGAAACAAGACTCCTCTGGGTGTTTCCAGGGAGGTGAGCTTGCAGcaagacaggagaaaaaagtcTAGGCTGAGTTGTCCAAACACATCAGGATACCAAAGAGATCACAGAGGCAAAGCTTTCCAAAAGGggtttgggaaaaagagatCTAGTAGGGGTCCAAGGCCACAAACCCTACGACACTGCTACCACATTACTGTTGTCCCTGCACTGCCTTATATTTTATACTGAGCAATTAAAAGAACATTGGGCTTGAATAAAGGTCAAAGCTATAAACTGCGTATGTCTGCCAGGCCAGAGGTATTCAGCGCAGAAAAGTAACCAGAGGTAAACTTAAGCTGGGGTTGACCTACCTGAGGCATACTCAATATAAGCCAAAGGAAGCACATTCTATAGCTACAGAAGGTCAGAGTTTAGATGCTCATCAGAGCTGGTATCCAAATAGTCTCTGTAGTCTTCAGCCGCATTGGTCTTCTGAGCTGGTTTAATGCACAGCTGCAAGTGCAGTGGGACAGAGGGGGTGGGAAAATGCACCAGGAATTGCATAAATTTCCAACACCTTTCAAAAATATATGTGGAACTTATGCCTCAAGTGCACAGACCTAAGAAGTGCTTAAGGATTCAAGCCAAGCCTGGAGAGCAAGCATTTACAAGCCCAGTGAAGGTTTCATTGTGGAGAGGCCAGCCCACATTCCCTGAGGTACAGCCACATAAGATACCGGATTTCAGAAGCTTTGCCAAAGCCCCCACAGCAGTTCTGCAAGCCTGAGCAGAGTGAGGGGCCAAAGGCTGTAGGGATGTACGTAAACCACATctaaagcaaatatttacacAAGGACAATGCCAACAGGCTGCTGGCTACTACAGGGCCTTTCAAGCCTACAAATTCCTTGCTCCAGTGAGCTTCGGGTAAGCTTTCCACcaagaaaagtatttaaatagCTGTCTTGTGATACATTAGAGCAGCAGACTGAGTTATCACCCTAATTAACATTTGTGTGTCATCGGAGCCTTTTTAACCATTTCCTATCTCTTTATCtctgttctgctttcagaaagaGCATTCTCGGCATGTAGTAATGGTGACAGCTGGGGCACCACATTCTATTGCTGAAGATAAGGAAACAGAAACTGCTAATCAGTGCTTGGCTTCCCTTGCTACATAAGCCACGATTCCTGAACAGGAAAATGGGGGTGTGCACAGAGGCTCCTTACAAAACTTAACAACCTCTCCTGGGTGACCTCACTGCAGTTTGGTAATTTATAGTTTGCTGTATAACAAGcttgagaaaagcaaagcttaTGCCAGCAGGCTCCATACTTTCCACAGGCCTGCTACAATCCACGGGCACAAAACACAAGTTCTACTCTTGTGCCCCTGCTGAGAACCACAAGGCTGACTTAGAAGCAGCAGTGACCGCTGGAacagggattaaaaaaaccccactgccTTCCTGCTCTGATGTAGGCTGGAAACTGTTTCACAGAGACCCCCCCACTAGTGAGGGCCAGGA is part of the Hirundo rustica isolate bHirRus1 chromosome 11, bHirRus1.pri.v3, whole genome shotgun sequence genome and encodes:
- the GOT2 gene encoding aspartate aminotransferase, mitochondrial, with translation MALLHSRRLLAAPRLAAAASRASSWWSHVEMGPPDPILGVTEAYKRDTNSKKMNLGVGAYRDDNGKPYVLSCVRKAEAMIAAKKMDKEYLPIGGLADFTRASAELALGENSEAFKSGRYVTVQGISGTGSLRIGANFLQRFFKASRDVYLPKPSWGNHTPIFRDAGMQLQAYRYYDPKTCSLDFSGAMDDISKIPEKSIILLHACAHNPTGVDPRQEQWKELASVVKKRNLLVYFDMAYQGFASGDINRDAWAVRYFIEQGINIVLSQSFAKNMGLYGERAGAFTVICSDADEAKRVESQLKILIRPMYSNPPVNGARIASMILNTPDLRKEWLTEVKGMADRIISMRTQLVSNLKKEGSSHNWQHITDQIGMFCFTGLKPEQVERLIKEFSVYMTKDGRISVAGVTSGNVGYLAHAIHQVTK